The Panicum virgatum strain AP13 unplaced genomic scaffold, P.virgatum_v5 scaffold_1427, whole genome shotgun sequence region ATGTTCAGTTTGGTGCTTTTGCTGACCTCACAGAGTCCAAGATCTCCAAGAATCTGGCTGTCCCATCCTCAGTTGTAGGTAAGCTTTGATCCCTCTGGAGCCAGCCGATATCATCTGCCGAACCACGAACAGTTTTCCGTGCACGCTCTACAAGACTGCACAAAATATCAAAGGAACATATTATTTTGTGAAAGACTATTATATCCACTAAAattgatcccccccccccccaaaaaaaaagaatgcatCTTAATGGCGTCTGTTTTCTACTCTCAGGTGCAGAGTTTAATCTTCAGTATGGGCAAGACACCCCAGCATAGCAAATTCTATGAGAAGTGCAGCTCTACATGTGTTGAGTCCTTAATGCATAGATTAGAACTTGCATATGAAGGAACAAAGCATAAAGATTCAAGAACAAACTGTACCCTTGAAACAGCGAAGCCCCATTCTGAAAAACATGTGAAGGCACCATTTGACCTGTGTTTTCTTGAGAGGGGCTTCCACTGCAATCTGTCTGACCAAGGGATGAATTGGTGCCAGTAGACACTACGGAAGAGGTCTGAACAGAAAGCCTGTCTACTGCCGATGCAGGTGGCAGTGTTACTAACTCTTGATCCTCCTCAGATAGACCTGCATTAAGATAATAAACACAATCAATTTGTTAAAATGGAATTACCATAAGAGCCTAGGTTGCTTATGCAATTGACATAGAGAATCTGAATCATTTTTCTGACGAAAGAAAAAGAACTAACCCACATAACCAGGTACAGGGAGGCACTGGGTTAGAAATGAAGCTGTCTGGGCAAGATAAGATGCAGCTTGATTTAAAGCGGGTACAGAGAGGAATAATTGTGAATCTTCAACCCTGTCAGCTGAGCAACTATCATCAACCTGTATTAATCAAGTAACTGTTAAAGAAAGAAATAACCAAAGAGATTAAGTACAACTACAGAACTTTTGCCTAATATGAAACTTTACATATAAAATCAGTGGGATTAGTTATTCTGTTAATGGTGGTCATGTTTGAAGCATTTATGAAATCACCAATTTAGGTGGGGTGCAATATTATAACATTGATAAATCTTTACACTTAAATATTTAAAAATTTGGTATTCGAATAACAGGGGTGCCAACGATAGTGAGTAGACATGATCAGTCACTATAATCACTTTAAGGTTTACATCATGAGCAACTGAAAAAAGAGGGTCATGGTTAGttggttcatagagtgacagaAAAAGGATAAGAGTTGAACAAAGTTATGGCAATACAGTGCATGTGATAACAGCAGgaaaaatttggaaattcaACAAACCGTAGCAGACGTAGATGGTTCCCCCTGTGTTGAAGGTGATTCCCTCATGTTTGGTATGGTTATCCAGAGAAGAGAAATCTGCTAGCAATGCTCCCATTTGTCAGGACATTCAATGTGCAACCAAGCAATGAAGCTGCATAAGTAGAGTAACAGGAAAAATATGGTGGAGCTAGCGACAGATCAGAATGCTATGACGAAAAAGAACTGAGAAGGAAACACAACTGAAGAGCAAGTGATGAGGTCCTTTTAGAGCAAAGGAATCACAAGTGCACAAGTAAGAAAAAGGTGATGCTTTATCGTGAAGAAGGAAAGGATTAAACGCATCTCCAATCAGCAAAGGCATCGGAGCTTCCAGCAGGTGCATACGTCAGAAGCcaatttctttattttctttcttgtgTTAAGataacataaaataaaataaaacgtCAGGGCGAAGCCTGTGCTGCAACCTAAGAAGAAGCAGGTTTCTCTGGATAAAGGAAAGCTGCAAATTCTTGCACGGATAGAATCAGACGACCTTATGGTGATGCGAGATGCTAAGTGCACTCGGAAACGAAACGAATCAGGAGATGAAGTATTGAAGGGAATCGGTAGGTGAGAGATCCAACAATCTCAACCAAATTGAATACGACTGGAAAACGAAAGAATAAAAGGCAACATCTATCTATATATTTACCGGAATTCAGAGCGGTGGATGCCGCCAGGACACTATGGTGGATGGGAGGGGAGTCTTCGTCTTCCGAGTTCCGGCAGCCGCGTCTCGGCTTTCATctcccacgccacgccacgccgccctTCTTTACTCTGCAGTTTTTCTTCCCCGTTCGTTATCTTCTTCTTTGATGTGGCTCGCTCTCAGTCTAGTCATCTGATGGGCCATGGACCATCACTGTATCGCTGGGCTGAAAATATTAGCCCTGCGGCCGGCAGTCCCACGGGCTTTCTTTTTCTCACGTCAGTAGAGATGCACATACGAGTAATATCATTACACAGTATAATAAAACAAAGCAACACGCATGGCATTTTCAAACCCCAAAGGATTCCTAGCGAGATTCTTCTCCTGTCCTCTGGTAATGCAGGGAACACCTTATCATACACAAAGATACAATGTATACTAAGTGATGTGATACACAGTGGTCAGTGCTGAGCACGCCCATTCCTTTCCCAGCATGAGCAACACAAAGATTCAGTAATCATCCCTTCATCACATCAAATTCTGCTCACACACTAGCATCCCTGCATTTACAACTGCACCTTTCCTCCGCAGTTTCATATCACCATTGCTTGTCGGCTTCCACCTCTACTTCTTCCTTTTCGTACTCAGAGCCAGAACCTTCCATGTCTCCAAAAGGATCCTCATCGTTGCTACCATCATCCTCATCCTCTGACAATTCTTCAGGATAATCAAAAAGTGGATTGTCTTCCGCTGCATGTTATGAGATGGAAAAGTTAAGCTAACTAGAATAACCAAGGACCTCAATTCTCTCACTGATCAAATATGTCAGCAAAATGATTGTACGATTACCATTTGAATCATCTGTTTCATAGGGGTAGTCATCATCATAGCATTCATCTTCGTCATCATCCACTTGTAACCTAACACTCAAAGATTGTTTAGAAGACACTCCCAGGGGAATGGAAAAGAGGTGCCCCTTGCGATTCGTATTTACCATGGATATGAAGCTGCTGACATATCCTCCATGTTTGTATCATCCACCTCCTTGACAGTATAGATGTCATAAACTTCTGAATCTGCTCATCAGAAAATTTATACTCATCAAAACCAGCGCTGGAGCTAAACTGTTCACCTTTACTATTTCAGCGTCAGCACTATTACAGGTTGAAATTCTTTTGTTACTAATGAAAGCAGCAAGAAAGTATCCACTACTGTTGAGATCATCTCAAGGCAAGAAGCTGGCATACCTTCTGATTGCGCCAATGAAATAATATCTGACTCGATTTCCACAGCAGCTGATGGCAAGTACTCCCGTATAAGTGGAAGAAAGTTGCATAGAACAGCACCCTCTTCGAAAGAAGTGATCCTGCAGGGACTACAGTGAGACAAATTACAATAGTACAACTCCAAATTAAAAGAACTGGTAAATAGTTAGAAAGCAACACTTGCCGTGGTTCTGCTGGATTCTTCTCTTCATCCGGATCTACTTGGACAGCATCATAAAGATGGCATATTTCTCTCAGTGATTCATCAGCTTCATCCTTTTCTCCTTTCCGACTCTTCCATATTTGTGCAAAGCGGGCATTTCTTCCCAGATCCTGTATGGTCAATGAACAAAACCATGCATAAGAATGCCCAAAGCAGAGCACCATGCAGTTTAAGAAAATAAAGTACTTGATCGCAGTTTTCTAGTTTCAGGAAAACTAAGGAATAGCACGGCTTCATGAAACTGACACATATAAAGAAACACGCAAAGGCCCATGCTACAGCAACTCCAGGGACTAGCCCTACTTAGCTAAAAGAGAACAAATTAGTACAAATAGGTCCTTGAGAATTATATACTTGTAACATACAACTATCAAATATTACTCAACACAACTAGTCAATCGCACATTTGCGTATATCCCTATTGGTCTAAGCCTGTGCACTTGGAACTATCAAATATGCCACTCTCAAAGAACCAAATGATCTTGTCGAAATAAGAAAGGAACCAAATGACCACATTGCTCAACACAAGTAGTGTCCAGAAACAGGGTTTGGCAGTGTACACCATAGAATCATTTATTTAGTCCACAAGCTTTGTAGCTGTAAGTCTGCATAGCTAGCTTGCCATGTGCTTGTGGCAAGGGTGTCCAGAGTCTAACTCCCAACCGATAAGCACATCTGATGTGCACAGTGTAATTACATGAACCACTAGATTCCTCCTGTAGTTAATTCTGTGCTTGATTCGCCATTGTAACTTGGACCGATCTTTCTATCTTTTAATACAACGAcgcgcagttctcctgcgtgttcgagaaaaaaaatattctgtGCTTGATTTCTGGCACATTTCATGATCTA contains the following coding sequences:
- the LOC120693982 gene encoding RNA-directed DNA methylation 4-like isoform X2; its protein translation is MAAAAAPAGEASTSEPAAAREKPIVVRVKRKPSQTRPDAFWLDINERPSKKAMLDFSSLSISEPSSSSSSAKASEEQPRVKKLLVQHIETVHHSQAVEDVLHSLLLADSDTKEIKSKTKEWNDRIKQDKKPDQLRSAARQRHEDLGRNARFAQIWKSRKGEKDEADESLREICHLYDAVQVDPDEEKNPAEPRITSFEEGAVLCNFLPLIREYLPSAAVEIESDIISLAQSEDSEVYDIYTVKEVDDTNMEDMSAASYPWLQVDDDEDECYDDDYPYETDDSNAEDNPLFDYPEELSEDEDDGSNDEDPFGDMEGSGSEYEKEEVEVEADKQW
- the LOC120693982 gene encoding RNA-directed DNA methylation 4-like isoform X1, with translation MAAAAAPAGEASTSEPAAAREKPIVVRVKRKPSQTRPDAFWLDINERPSKKAMLDFSSLSISEPSSSSSSAKASEEQPRVKKLLVQHIETVHHSQAVEDVLHSLLLADSDTKEIKSKTKEWNDRIKQDKKPDQLRSAARQRHEDLGRNARFAQIWKSRKGEKDEADESLREICHLYDAVQVDPDEEKNPAEPRPCRITSFEEGAVLCNFLPLIREYLPSAAVEIESDIISLAQSEDSEVYDIYTVKEVDDTNMEDMSAASYPWLQVDDDEDECYDDDYPYETDDSNAEDNPLFDYPEELSEDEDDGSNDEDPFGDMEGSGSEYEKEEVEVEADKQW